From a single Granulicella aggregans genomic region:
- a CDS encoding CRTAC1 family protein, with protein MIFTRRGFVRSLSRTALVLSLEDVLKLAVPAQQPAPAANQIGSRPTYDAKPKAAPKQASPVTGTPLGFSFVDVAKSSGLTAKTIYGGEHKNRYLLETTGCGVAFYDFDHDDWLDLFLVNGTRLEGFPKGQEPISRLFKNNRDGTFTDITAKSGMTRSGWGQGCCVGDYDNDGLNDLFVTYYGQNILYKNHGNGTFTDVTVKAGLAQPKTRWNSGCAFLDYDKDGHLDLFVANYIDFDIKTAPLPEAAGCAYKGMQVACGPPGLDGGKNILYRNNGDGTFTDVSQKSGMWDTIGTYGLSVTVADLNNDGWPDIYVANDSTASTYYENQKDGTFKDMAIESAIAYSPDGKPQAGMGVAVGDFNRDGLLDIVKTNFAGDTDSLYQSLGDGTFEDHTYLSGLGINTRYLGWGVGFVDVDNDGWLDIFISNGHVYPEVDGSHLDAPYAEHKYLYRNLRTGQFEEVTSQAGSGITDAVPARGCAFGDYDNDGDMDAVVNCVNAPPQLLRCDSTIQRNWIKLRLVGTKSNRAGIGARITVTATTATQEMSGIGKQPLRQIDEVRSGGSYYSQNDLRMHFGLDQAIKADTVEIAWPSGQKDTLRDLAANKLYVIEEGGKILKTLAMGASPVIAKPSGATH; from the coding sequence ATGATCTTCACCCGCCGCGGCTTTGTCCGCTCGCTCTCGCGCACCGCTCTTGTCCTCTCGCTCGAAGACGTGCTGAAGCTAGCGGTCCCCGCACAGCAGCCCGCGCCGGCAGCGAACCAGATCGGCTCCCGACCCACCTATGATGCGAAGCCCAAGGCCGCGCCGAAGCAAGCCTCGCCCGTCACCGGCACACCGCTCGGCTTCAGCTTTGTCGACGTCGCAAAATCCAGTGGCCTCACAGCCAAGACCATCTACGGCGGCGAGCATAAGAACCGCTATCTCCTTGAAACCACCGGCTGCGGCGTCGCCTTCTACGACTTCGACCACGACGACTGGCTCGACCTCTTCCTCGTCAACGGAACCCGCCTCGAAGGCTTCCCCAAGGGGCAAGAGCCGATCAGCCGCCTCTTCAAGAACAACCGCGACGGCACCTTCACCGACATCACCGCCAAGTCCGGCATGACCCGATCCGGATGGGGACAGGGATGTTGCGTAGGGGATTACGACAACGACGGCCTGAACGATCTCTTCGTCACCTACTATGGCCAGAACATCCTCTACAAGAACCACGGAAACGGCACCTTCACCGACGTGACCGTGAAGGCTGGACTCGCGCAGCCAAAGACCCGCTGGAACTCCGGCTGCGCCTTCCTCGACTACGACAAGGATGGTCACCTCGACCTCTTCGTCGCCAACTACATCGACTTCGACATCAAGACCGCCCCTCTGCCCGAAGCAGCAGGCTGTGCCTACAAGGGCATGCAGGTCGCCTGCGGGCCGCCAGGGCTCGATGGCGGAAAGAACATCCTCTACCGCAACAACGGCGACGGCACCTTCACCGACGTCTCGCAGAAGAGCGGCATGTGGGACACCATCGGCACCTATGGCCTCTCGGTCACCGTCGCCGACCTCAACAACGATGGCTGGCCCGACATCTACGTCGCCAACGACTCCACCGCCTCCACCTACTACGAGAACCAGAAGGACGGCACCTTCAAGGACATGGCGATCGAGTCCGCCATCGCCTACTCGCCCGACGGCAAGCCCCAGGCCGGCATGGGCGTCGCCGTCGGCGACTTCAACCGCGACGGCCTGCTCGACATCGTCAAGACCAACTTCGCCGGCGACACCGACTCGCTCTACCAGTCCCTCGGCGACGGCACCTTTGAGGACCACACCTATCTCTCCGGCCTCGGCATCAACACGCGCTACCTCGGCTGGGGCGTCGGCTTCGTCGACGTCGACAACGACGGCTGGCTCGACATCTTCATCTCGAACGGCCACGTCTACCCCGAGGTCGACGGCTCCCATCTCGACGCCCCCTACGCGGAGCACAAGTACCTCTACCGCAACCTCCGCACCGGCCAGTTCGAAGAGGTGACGAGTCAGGCGGGAAGCGGTATCACCGATGCCGTCCCTGCCCGCGGCTGCGCCTTTGGTGACTACGACAACGACGGCGACATGGATGCCGTCGTCAACTGCGTCAACGCCCCGCCCCAGCTGCTCCGTTGCGACTCAACGATCCAGCGCAACTGGATCAAGCTCCGCCTCGTCGGCACGAAGAGCAACCGAGCCGGCATCGGCGCTCGCATCACCGTCACCGCCACGACCGCGACGCAGGAGATGTCCGGCATCGGAAAGCAACCCCTTCGTCAGATCGACGAAGTCCGTAGCGGCGGCAGCTACTACTCGCAGAACGATCTGAGAATGCACTTCGGCCTCGACCAGGCGATCAAGGCCGACACGGTCGAGATCGCCTGGCCCTCCGGCCAGAAAGACACTCTCCGCGATCTCGCCGCCAATAAGCTTTACGTCATCGAAGAGGGCGGAAAGATCCTGAAGACCCTCGCCATGGGCGCGTCTCCTGTTATTGCAAAGCCTTCAGGAGCCACGCATTGA
- a CDS encoding FG-GAP-like repeat-containing protein yields the protein MIRKLYPSLAVILSAAKNPRILLVLPVLLVLSSPSAAQTPYPPSAAHPTPAWFVDVAAKAGITVRDVNGSASNKQYIVEATGSGVAIIDYDRDGWPDIFLVNGTDLHPSASQGKAPTNHLFHNNHDGTFTDVTAKSGMVSSGWGQGACVGDYDNDGFDDIYVTGYGHNRLFHNQRNGTFKEVAAQSGVAGSGAEWGTGCAFIDYDRDGKLDLVVADYVHFDLAKVPMPGKEAGCTWKGAPVMCGPRGLPSAPNILFHNEGTSNGQTHFQDVSLLSGIQKTLGHYCFSVTTLDFNEDGWPDIYVACDSTPSILYRNNHDGTFTDVGADSGAAFNEDGREQAGMGSTAADYDGDGHLDIFKTNFSDDTSTLYHALGDGTFSDVTFAAGLGVNLDALGWGTMFADVDNDGYPDLLVVNGHVYPQVDEAKLGSHFKEPRFLYWNPGNWSQPGAKFKDLSKTSGPGLTQPLSGRGLAIADLWNDGRLSAVVNNLSDLPMLLVNEAKNPNHWLGIRLVGTKSNHDAIGARVTVHGSKRSWVDEVRSGSSYNSSNDLRLHFGLGNETRIVSVEVRWPNGESEQFAIGSIDRMTDLTEGSGRTLP from the coding sequence TTGATTCGCAAGCTCTACCCCTCACTCGCCGTCATTCTGAGCGCAGCGAAGAATCCCCGCATTTTGCTCGTGCTGCCCGTGCTGTTAGTCCTTAGCAGCCCGTCGGCCGCCCAGACGCCCTATCCACCGAGCGCAGCCCACCCCACCCCAGCCTGGTTCGTAGACGTCGCTGCCAAAGCCGGCATTACCGTCCGCGACGTGAACGGAAGCGCCTCCAACAAGCAATACATCGTCGAAGCCACCGGCTCCGGCGTAGCCATCATCGACTACGACCGCGACGGATGGCCCGACATCTTCCTCGTTAACGGCACTGATCTTCACCCTTCCGCGAGCCAGGGCAAAGCTCCCACAAACCATCTCTTCCACAACAATCACGACGGCACCTTCACCGACGTCACCGCCAAATCCGGCATGGTCAGCTCCGGCTGGGGCCAGGGTGCCTGCGTCGGCGACTACGACAACGACGGCTTTGACGACATCTACGTCACCGGCTATGGCCACAACCGCCTCTTCCACAACCAACGTAACGGCACGTTTAAGGAAGTGGCCGCCCAATCTGGCGTGGCCGGCAGTGGAGCAGAGTGGGGAACCGGCTGCGCCTTCATCGACTACGACCGCGACGGTAAGCTGGACCTCGTTGTCGCCGACTACGTCCACTTCGACCTCGCCAAAGTCCCCATGCCAGGAAAGGAAGCCGGTTGCACCTGGAAGGGCGCTCCCGTCATGTGCGGCCCGCGCGGCCTGCCCAGCGCGCCCAATATCCTCTTCCACAACGAAGGCACAAGCAATGGCCAGACCCACTTCCAAGATGTAAGCCTCCTCAGCGGCATTCAGAAGACCCTCGGCCACTACTGCTTCTCCGTTACCACCCTCGACTTCAACGAGGACGGCTGGCCCGACATCTACGTCGCCTGCGACTCCACCCCGTCCATCCTCTACCGCAACAATCACGACGGCACCTTCACGGACGTCGGTGCCGACTCCGGCGCCGCCTTCAACGAAGACGGCCGCGAACAAGCCGGCATGGGCTCCACCGCCGCGGACTACGATGGCGACGGCCACCTCGACATCTTCAAGACCAACTTCTCCGACGACACCTCCACCCTCTACCACGCCCTTGGCGACGGCACCTTCAGCGACGTCACCTTCGCCGCCGGCCTCGGCGTCAACCTCGACGCCCTTGGCTGGGGCACCATGTTCGCCGATGTCGACAACGACGGCTATCCCGACCTTCTCGTCGTCAACGGCCACGTCTATCCCCAGGTCGACGAAGCCAAACTTGGCAGCCACTTCAAAGAACCCCGCTTCCTCTACTGGAATCCCGGCAACTGGTCCCAGCCCGGCGCAAAGTTCAAAGACCTCTCGAAGACCTCCGGCCCCGGCCTCACCCAGCCGCTCTCCGGCCGCGGCCTCGCCATCGCCGACCTCTGGAACGATGGCCGCCTCTCCGCCGTCGTCAACAACCTCAGCGATCTCCCCATGCTTCTCGTCAACGAAGCAAAGAACCCAAACCACTGGCTGGGAATCAGGCTGGTCGGCACGAAGTCTAACCACGACGCTATTGGCGCTCGTGTCACCGTGCATGGCAGCAAGCGTAGCTGGGTCGACGAAGTTCGCAGCGGCTCCAGCTACAACTCGAGCAACGATCTGCGCCTGCACTTTGGCCTCGGTAACGAGACCCGCATCGTCAGCGTCGAGGTCAGATGGCCAAACGGGGAGAGTGAGCAGTTCGCGATCGGCTCAATAGATCGCATGACCGACCTCACCGAAGGCAGCGGAAGGACACTTCCATAG
- a CDS encoding GntR family transcriptional regulator: MSPSRKSSRSGLARDSGAGDTFTPEGPLHRSIYEQLLAEIQNGVYKPGERLPSEAILCERFQASRITVARAFQTLQREHLVTRRPGSGTYVEKPARQDSLQFGLLIPDLGTTDIFDPICQGIMRSPAARLHSLTWGHSTGHEKDLERAAEQLCQQYITQKVAGVFFAPAEFTETRGDVNRTIATRLQEAGVTVVLLDRCYERYPQRSQFDLVGIDNHRAGRLLTDHLLETGARRIVFAVRPHSAYTVDARMAGYRDALYTFDSRLSPASISGDFEDPSWVRRMIDRERPDAIICANDYTAAHLMQTLISLGIRIPEDIKMAGVDDVPYAKLLPTQLTTVRQNCAEIGAVAMAVMLDRIENPSRPVRDVLVRCELIVRASTCSNMMN, encoded by the coding sequence ATGTCTCCTTCCAGAAAATCTTCGCGCTCGGGGCTGGCCCGGGATTCGGGCGCCGGAGACACATTTACGCCGGAAGGCCCGCTCCATCGGTCCATCTACGAACAACTGCTGGCGGAGATCCAAAACGGCGTCTACAAGCCCGGCGAACGCCTGCCCAGTGAAGCCATTCTCTGCGAGCGCTTCCAGGCCTCCCGCATCACCGTAGCCCGCGCCTTCCAAACTCTTCAGCGCGAGCACCTCGTCACCCGCCGCCCCGGCTCCGGCACCTACGTCGAAAAGCCCGCACGCCAGGACTCGCTCCAGTTCGGTCTCCTCATCCCCGACCTCGGCACCACCGACATCTTCGACCCCATCTGCCAGGGCATCATGCGTTCACCCGCCGCCCGTCTTCACTCACTTACCTGGGGCCACTCCACCGGACACGAGAAAGACCTTGAGCGCGCGGCAGAACAGCTCTGCCAGCAGTACATTACGCAGAAAGTAGCCGGCGTCTTCTTCGCCCCAGCCGAGTTCACCGAGACACGTGGCGACGTGAACCGAACCATCGCGACCCGCCTCCAGGAGGCTGGTGTCACGGTCGTCCTCTTAGACCGCTGCTACGAGCGATATCCGCAGCGATCGCAGTTCGATCTTGTCGGCATCGACAACCACCGCGCTGGAAGACTGCTCACCGACCACTTGCTCGAGACCGGTGCTCGCAGGATCGTCTTCGCCGTACGTCCCCACTCCGCCTACACAGTGGATGCCCGCATGGCGGGCTATCGCGACGCTCTCTACACCTTCGATTCCCGGCTTTCTCCCGCATCGATCTCGGGTGACTTTGAGGACCCTTCCTGGGTGCGCAGGATGATCGACCGTGAACGGCCCGATGCGATCATCTGTGCAAATGATTACACCGCCGCCCATCTCATGCAGACACTCATCTCTCTCGGCATCCGTATCCCCGAGGACATCAAGATGGCCGGGGTTGATGACGTGCCCTACGCGAAGCTGCTGCCCACCCAGCTGACCACCGTCCGCCAGAACTGCGCGGAGATCGGCGCGGTCGCCATGGCAGTCATGCTCGATCGCATCGAAAACCCTTCGCGACCGGTAAGGGACGTCCTCGTCCGCTGCGAACTCATCGTCCGCGCTTCAACCTGCAGCAACATGATGAACTGA
- a CDS encoding PfkB family carbohydrate kinase gives MLTSPSSPQIAIGELLWDMLPSGPRLGGATTNFAVLSARLGEYSSLVSCVGDDELGREAMGRLAALAKDTSLSLSGVQTSGSLPTGTVSVTLDDEGRPKYVINSPVAWDAISLTTTLTELAGSAAVIYFGTLAQRDEPSRSSMRAVVEAAGTECTRMCDLNLRMPFCTEETLRWSVAHADVLKVSDEELAEVGRMLGNVLISQGLSGAKDSQNSLTGAAFWCASELLAVAPQCRLVAITLGPYGSFLMDRHGSFRHNGYPVKVVDTIGAGDAFTAGLVHAYLQGATLEGISSVANRCGSFVASQSGATPEIPEEVKVEIRGMLG, from the coding sequence ATGTTGACCAGCCCTTCGTCCCCGCAGATCGCTATCGGGGAACTTCTTTGGGACATGCTGCCCTCGGGCCCTCGGCTGGGCGGAGCGACGACGAACTTCGCCGTGTTGAGTGCGCGGCTGGGCGAGTACTCTTCTCTGGTCAGTTGTGTGGGGGATGATGAGCTTGGCCGCGAGGCGATGGGTCGCCTGGCTGCGCTGGCTAAGGATACGAGCCTCAGCCTGTCGGGAGTTCAGACCTCCGGCTCACTGCCGACCGGGACGGTGTCGGTGACACTGGACGATGAGGGACGGCCGAAGTACGTCATCAACAGCCCCGTCGCGTGGGATGCTATCTCGCTGACTACTACTTTGACTGAGCTTGCGGGTTCGGCGGCGGTGATCTACTTTGGCACGCTGGCGCAGAGGGACGAACCATCGCGCTCTTCTATGAGGGCGGTGGTTGAGGCGGCGGGAACGGAGTGCACACGGATGTGCGACCTGAACCTGCGGATGCCGTTCTGTACCGAAGAGACATTGCGATGGAGCGTGGCCCATGCGGACGTGCTGAAGGTCAGTGATGAGGAACTGGCAGAGGTGGGGCGGATGCTGGGCAACGTCTTGATCAGTCAGGGGCTGAGTGGCGCCAAGGACTCGCAGAATTCGTTGACCGGGGCGGCGTTTTGGTGTGCCTCGGAGCTGCTGGCGGTCGCGCCGCAGTGCAGGCTGGTAGCGATCACACTTGGGCCCTACGGGAGCTTTCTGATGGATCGCCATGGGAGCTTCCGGCATAACGGATACCCGGTGAAGGTGGTGGACACGATCGGCGCGGGGGATGCGTTTACGGCTGGCCTGGTACATGCTTACCTACAGGGGGCGACGCTGGAGGGAATCAGTTCGGTCGCCAATCGCTGCGGAAGCTTTGTGGCGAGTCAGTCGGGTGCGACTCCGGAGATTCCAGAGGAAGTGAAGGTGGAGATCCGGGGGATGTTGGGCTAG